Proteins found in one Gossypium hirsutum isolate 1008001.06 unplaced genomic scaffold, Gossypium_hirsutum_v2.1 scaffold_386, whole genome shotgun sequence genomic segment:
- the LOC121226753 gene encoding mediator of RNA polymerase II transcription subunit 30, which yields MESGGLNRENHSKVRNPWLINGRKSHGKSYNNTNKQQQQNDQELASEGLKHLEETIEAAFQILSSMNDELCNPALWSTNPTTNNTTTNTAAPNGSSLSNGAVLGNGDSSSDGGHHLEMGGIGGSGNGALDEARLRYKNSVAALRTVLTAIPNSQKAKAFETGSTATSPADEADIESWKKKPRISGR from the exons ATGGAATCAGGAGGGCTTAATAGGG AAAATCATAGCAAAGTCAGAAACCCTTGGTTGATAAATGGAAGAAAATCCCACGGTAAGTCCTACAACAACACCAACAAACAGCAGCAACAAAACGACCAGGAACTTGCATCAGAGGGTCTAAAACATCTAGAAGAAACCATTGAAGCTGCTTTTCAAATCCTCTCTTCCATGAACGACGAGCTTTGCAACCCTGCCTTATGGTCCACCAATCCTACTACTAATAACACTACTACTAATACTGCTGCACCTAACGGTTCTTCTCTCTCCAACGGCGCCGTTTTAGGAAACGGTGATTCGTCGTCCGACGGTGGACATCACTTGGAGATGGGTGGAATTGGAGGTAGTGGCAATGGTGCGCTCGATGAAGCTCGCCTTAGGTATAAGAACTCCGTCGCTGCTCTTCGCACTGTGCTCACCGCCATTCCCAATTCTCAGAAG GCAAAAGCATTTGAAACGGGTTCAACGGCAACTAGTCCTGCAGATGAAGCTGATATTGAAAGCTGGAAGAAGAAGCCTCGAATCTCAGGAAGGTAA
- the LOC121226755 gene encoding nuclear transcription factor Y subunit C-1 isoform X3 produces the protein MDSNLQTQSTPYPPQPPTSAITPPSSATATAPPFHHLLQQQQQQLQMFWSYQRQEIEQVNDFKNHQLPLARIKKIMKADEDVRMISAEAPILFAKACELFILELTIRSWLHAEENKRRTLQKNDIAAAITRTDIFDFLVDIVPRDEIKDETALAPMVGATASGVPYFYPPMGQPAGGGPGGMMIGRPAVDPTGVIYGQPPSQAWQSVWQTAGTDDGSYGSGVTGGQGNLDGQG, from the exons ATGGACAGTAACCTGCAAACTCAATCCACCCCATACCCACCTCAGCCTCCCACATCCGCCATTACCCCTCCTTCATCCGCCACAGCAACAGCGCCTCCTTTCCACCACCTCCTTCAACAACAACAGCAACAGCTCCAAATGTTTTGGTCATACCAACGCCAAGAAATCGAGCAAGTTAACGATTTTAAGAACCACCAACTCCCATTAGCTCGCATTAAGAAGATAATGAAAGCCGACGAAGACGTCCGTATGATCTCCGCCGAGGCTCCCATTCTCTTCGCCAAAGCTTGTGAGCTTTTCATTTTGGAACTCACTATCCGTTCTTGGCTTCACGCCGAGGAAAACAAGCGACGGACACTTCAGAAAAACGACATCGCTGCGGCTATTACGAGGACCGACATTTTCGATTTCTTGGTAGATATTGTGCCTAGGGATGAGATCAAGGATGAAACTGCTTTGGCTCCGATGGTCGGTGCTACCGCCAGTGGGGTACCTTACTTTTATCCCCCTATGGGTCAACCTGCTGGTGGTGGTCCTGGTGGGATGATGATTGGCCGGCCTGCCGTCGATCCCACCGGAGTTATTTACGGTCAGCCACCTTCTCAGGCTTGGCAGAGTGTTTGGCAGACGGCGGGGACTGATGATGGCTCGTATGGCAGTGGAGTTACCGGTGGTCAAGGGAATCTTGACGGTCAAGG CTAA
- the LOC121226755 gene encoding nuclear transcription factor Y subunit C-1 isoform X2: MDSNLQTQSTPYPPQPPTSAITPPSSATATAPPFHHLLQQQQQQLQMFWSYQRQEIEQVNDFKNHQLPLARIKKIMKADEDVRMISAEAPILFAKACELFILELTIRSWLHAEENKRRTLQKNDIAAAITRTDIFDFLVDIVPRDEIKDETALAPMVGATASGVPYFYPPMGQPAGGGPGGMMIGRPAVDPTGVIYGQPPSQAWQSVWQTAGTDDGSYGSGVTGGQGNLDGQGEVDRASV; the protein is encoded by the exons ATGGACAGTAACCTGCAAACTCAATCCACCCCATACCCACCTCAGCCTCCCACATCCGCCATTACCCCTCCTTCATCCGCCACAGCAACAGCGCCTCCTTTCCACCACCTCCTTCAACAACAACAGCAACAGCTCCAAATGTTTTGGTCATACCAACGCCAAGAAATCGAGCAAGTTAACGATTTTAAGAACCACCAACTCCCATTAGCTCGCATTAAGAAGATAATGAAAGCCGACGAAGACGTCCGTATGATCTCCGCCGAGGCTCCCATTCTCTTCGCCAAAGCTTGTGAGCTTTTCATTTTGGAACTCACTATCCGTTCTTGGCTTCACGCCGAGGAAAACAAGCGACGGACACTTCAGAAAAACGACATCGCTGCGGCTATTACGAGGACCGACATTTTCGATTTCTTGGTAGATATTGTGCCTAGGGATGAGATCAAGGATGAAACTGCTTTGGCTCCGATGGTCGGTGCTACCGCCAGTGGGGTACCTTACTTTTATCCCCCTATGGGTCAACCTGCTGGTGGTGGTCCTGGTGGGATGATGATTGGCCGGCCTGCCGTCGATCCCACCGGAGTTATTTACGGTCAGCCACCTTCTCAGGCTTGGCAGAGTGTTTGGCAGACGGCGGGGACTGATGATGGCTCGTATGGCAGTGGAGTTACCGGTGGTCAAGGGAATCTTGACGGTCAAGG TGAAGTGGATCGTGCTAGTGTTTAA
- the LOC121226756 gene encoding cytochrome P450 87A3 encodes MEMMVRSVWLFVFPLLVTSIRWIYRWRNPKCKGTLPPGSMGLPLLGETLSLLVTAKSIDIHPFFKERMSRYGPLFKTSLAGRSIVISADPDFNSFLFQQEGKLVEVWYMDSFAKLLRQDTTAASGYVHKYLRHLVLNHFGVETLKHRLLPQLERAINQRLQEWVKQPEVQLKDQTAAMIFEFTAKHMLSYEPEKSSDTIALNLSNFLEGLMAFPIRVPGTAFYRCKKRQQKVIQVISKLVEERMNSGEGERISKTDFLDQIVEDMRTESFLTKEFATHVLFGILLASFETVSSTIALAIKYLSDHPSLLQQLTEEHEQILNKKRRDCNPGLEDGLEWEDYKSMHFTNNVINESLRLANVAPGILRRVIKDIHVNGYIIPQGWAIMVVPAALQLNPEAFEDPLTFNPSRWRNIGSNATAKNFMAFGGGNRTCAGAEFSKVLMAIFLHVLVTKYRWKKMKGGDVVRAPTLGFANGFTISVLEKEP; translated from the exons ATGGAGATGATGGTGAGGTCTGTTTGGCTTTTCGTGTTTCCTTTGCTTGTAACAAGTATTAGGTGGATTTATAGGTGGAGGAACCCTAAATGTAAAGGAACACTGCCTCCAGGTTCGATGGGACTCCCACTTCTGGGAGAGACCCTCAGTTTACTTGTCACAGCCAAGTCCATAGACATCCATCCTTTTTTTAAGGAAAGAATGAGTAGGTATGGTCCACTGTTCAAAACAAGTTTAGCAGGTAGATCAATTGTGATATCGGCGGATCCCGATTTCAATAGTTTCTTGTTTCAACAAGAAGGTAAACTTGTTGAGGTGTGGTACATGGATTCCTTCGCAAAATTGCTTCGCCAAGATACTACAGCAGCAAGTGGCTATGTACACAAATATCTGAGGCACCTTGTTTTGAATCACTTTGGTGTTGAGACTCTTAAACACAGGCTGCTGCCTCAACTAGAACGTGCCATAAATCAAAGATTGCAGGAGTGGGTTAAGCAGCCGGAGGTACAACTCAAAGACCAAACAGCTGCA ATGATATTTGAATTTACTGCGAAGCACATGCTTAGTTACGAACCCGAAAAATCCTCAGATACTATAGCCCTAAACCTATCCAACTTCTTGGAGGGACTGATGGCATTTCCTATACGCGTCCCCGGTACTGCTTTCTACAGATGTAAAAAG AGGCAGCAAAAAGTAATACAAGTAATAAGTAAATTAGTGGAAGAGAGAATGAATTCGGGAGAAGGTGAACGAATTAGCAAAACAGATTTTCTGGACCAAATTGTGGAAGACATGAGGACAGAATCATTCTTGACAAAGGAATTTGCCACTCATGTTCTCTTTGGAATCCTCCTGGCTAGCTTTGAGACTGTTTCTTCCACTATTGCCTTAGCCATCAAGTATTTATCCGACCATCCTTCTTTACTACAACAACTTACG GAGGAGCATGAGCAGATTCTTAATAAGAAAAGAAGAGATTGTAATCCTGGACTTGAAGATGGACTTGAATGGGAGGATTACAAATCCATGCATTTTACTAATAAC GTCATCAATGAGTCGCTTAGATTAGCAAATGTTGCTCCAGGGATCTTAAGAAGGGTTATAAAAGACATTCATGTCAATG GGTACATAATACCACAAGGTTGGGCTATCATGGTTGTGCCTGCAGCCCTACAGCTTAATCCTGAGGCTTTCGAAGATCCTCTTACCTTCAACCCTTCAAGATGGAGG AACATTGGAAGCAATGCGACGGCAAAGAATTTCATGGCATTTGGAGGAGGCAATAGGACATGTGCGGGAGCAGAGTTCAGCAAGGTCCTGATGGCTATATTTTTGCACGTTTTGGTAACCAAGTACAG GTGGAAAAAGATGAAGGGGGGAGATGTGGTTCGTGCACCCACTCTGGGATTTGCCAACGGTTTCACCATAAGTGTTTTGGAAAAGGAACCGTAG
- the LOC121226755 gene encoding uncharacterized protein isoform X1 has protein sequence MECNKDEAIRAKELAEKKLAEMDVVGAKRFALKAQNLYPELDGLSQLLATLDVYISADKKINGEVDWYRVLAVQPFADEDTIRKHYRKLALVLHPDKNKSVGADGAFKILSEAWNLLSDKAKRIAYDQKRNLRGSYTNVSHVKPSSSTTTGHNGFSQNFTNENISNTIGRNGATYSKPTPRSARIDTFWTTCNSCKMHFEYSRVYINLNLPCINCRTPFFAVETPAPAINSSSKYTSFSDFMKFRQVHNKGQARFSGSSTKISRKGQFPSSGSNINVSQLNSTTQATGVANAASETLKRAHKETKADITIKESLHMKCHPSQKTDAGLGMGSSASVSSFAGKKHRPKKRRIDETKMGNHSAMGNEGVSSFENNAGISRTNSIKLPSPLEIRNILMELAKKEINKKLNSWKLTSLSAALDKPKAFDEGFSGNNEGNGTDALTMKRDAHKSVEFVDIKSSVHQPKMSCSVDTDLDPATEEPDPMSMNVPDPDFHDFDQDRTEKSFGENQVWAAYDDDDGMPRYYAMIHGVISLKPFKVRMSWLNSKSNAELAPLNWIGSGFYKTSGDFWIGKYEVNKSLNSFSHKVKWSKGRKGAIQIYPRKGDVWALYRNWSTDWNELTPDEVIHRYDMVEVLEDYNEQTGVAVVPLVKVPGFKTVFRKHFEQSKTGMIPREELFRFSHQVPSYLLTGQEALNTPKGCLELDPAATPLELLKVLTEAQVKEMEVMTKTVQETKVESAGQAIIEENKNKKPQMLVYGRR, from the coding sequence ATGGAATGTAACAAAGATGAGGCCATTAGAGCTAAAGAGCTTGCCGAGAAAAAACTTGCGGAGATGGACGTTGTTGGTGCCAAAAGATTTGCTTTGAAGGCTCAAAACTTGTATCCTGAGCTTGATGGTCTTTCTCAGTTGCTTGCAACTCTCGACGTGTACATATCCGCAGATAAAAAGATCAATGGAGAAGTTGACTGGTACCGGGTGCTTGCTGTTCAACCATTTGCTGATGAGGATACCATTCGGAAACATTACAGGAAGCTAGCTCTTGTTCTTCATCCCGACAAAAATAAATCCGTTGGTGCAGATGGGGCTTTCAAAATTCTATCTGAAGCTTGGAATTTGTTGTCTGATAAAGCGAAGAGAATTGCTTATGACCAGAAACGGAACTTAAGGGGCAGTTATACTAATGTTTCACATGTGAAACCATCGTCATCAACGACAACCGGTCATAACggtttttcccaaaatttcaCCAATGAGAATATTTCGAACACCATTGGTAGGAATGGTGCTACTTATTCTAAGCCTACTCCTCGCTCAGCGAGAATCGATACCTTTTGGACAACCTGCAACTCTTGTAAGATGCATTTCGAGTACTCTCGGGTTTACATCAACTTAAATCTTCCTTGTATCAACTGTCGTACACCCTTTTTTGCTGTTGAAACACCAGCCCCAGCTATAAACAGCAGTAGCAAATATACTTCATTTTCCGACTTCATGAAGTTTCGCCAGGTTCATAATAAGGGACAGGCAAGATTTTCTGGTTCATCTACAAAAATTTCCCGGAAAGGCCAGTTCCCTAGTTCGGGAAGTAACATAAATGTGTCTCAACTGAATTCAACCACTCAAGCTACTGGTGTTGCTAATGCAGCTAGCGAAACATTAAAGCGTGCACACAAAGAAACAAAGGCCGATATCACGATAAAGGAAAGCTTGCACATGAAATGTCATCCTTCCCAGAAAACTGATGCAGGTTTAGGTATGGGATCTTCAGCTTCGGTTTCTAGTTTTGCAGGAAAGAAACATAGACCTAAGAAGAGGCGCATAGATGAAACCAAGATGGGAAATCACTCGGCCATGGGAAATGAAGGGGTTAGCAGTTTCGAAAATAATGCCGGAATCTCTAGAACTAATAGCATAAAGCTGCCTTCGCCACTGGAAATACGTAATATTTTGATGGAATTGGCTAAGAAAGAAATCAACAAGAAACTAAATTCGTGGAAGCTGACTTCTCTATCAGCTGCTTTGGATAAACCAAAGGCATTCGATGAGGGCTTTAGTGGTAACAATGAAGGAAATGGAACAGATGCTTTGACTATGAAACGCGATGCACACAAATCCGTGGAGTTTGTTGATATCAAATCTAGTGTTCATCAGCCCAAAATGTCTTGCTCTGTTGATACCGATCTTGATCCTGCTACAGAGGAACCTGATCCAATGTCCATGAATGTTCCAGATCCCGATTTTCATGATTTTGATCAGGATCGTACTGAAAAGTCATTCGGTGAGAACCAGGTTTGGGCTgcttatgatgatgatgatgggatGCCTCGTTATTATGCAATGATTCATGGTGTGATATCATTAAAACCGTTCAAAGTACGGATGAGTTGGCTTAATTCTAAAAGCAATGCGGAACTGGCTCCGTTAAACTGGATTGGTTCAGGCTTTTACAAAACTAGTGGGGATTTCTGGATAGGCAAATATGAAGTTAATAAGTCTCTTAACTCGTTTTCGCACAAAGTGAAGTGGTCGAAAGGCCGGAAAGGAGCAATCCAAATATATCCAAGGAAGGGAGATGTTTGGGCTCTTTATAGGAACTGGTCTACTGATTGGAATGAACTTACACCTGATGAAGTGATACACAGATACGACATGGTTGAGGTTCTCGAAGATTACAATGAACAAACGGGTGTTGCTGTTGTACCACTTGTTAAGGTGCCTGGGTTCAAGACAGTGTTTAGGAAGCATTTTGAACAAAGTAAAACAGGGATGATTCCAAGAGAAGAGTTGTTTCGGTTTTCTCATCAGGTCCCTTCATATTTGCTCACAGGCCAAGAAGCTCTAAATACTCCAAAGGGTTGCTTGGAGCTCGATCCCGCAGCTACTCCATTGGAACTTCTAAAGGTATTAACCGAAGCACAAGTGAAAGAAATGGAGGTGATGACCAAAACAGTGCAGGAAACGAAAGTAGAATCTGCCGGACAAGCCATCAtcgaagaaaacaaaaataagaaaccCCAAATGCTTGTTTATGGTAGACGATAA